A single Dermacentor albipictus isolate Rhodes 1998 colony chromosome 3, USDA_Dalb.pri_finalv2, whole genome shotgun sequence DNA region contains:
- the LOC139057274 gene encoding uncharacterized protein gives MGPQALVLVLLVGFCGREMATATPVYVDQPDGAPPSHPDPLPPAGDHQNANSVGAVSQESTPGPHVSTQTARPSTALHVQSHAVNGAHHHASVTTASPQTPAPSAAGVPQAAQASPKSQSAGERAAPEERRRRPGYNRPYYPQRPQRPHSPYRPYNRPGYQRPGGYPSRYPYRPYLREQLVDPEFEPYDDPAYRKSSSLGYVLDAFVRVLTRIVSVGKPAKHSKKGSPTTNGTTSTGPGTDVTSTGPPPVDNGDDSSLTATPPQSSPGESFFYSVGDVTGPFKFMVALAEVPSGVHAPVDPHVNKRPWGAQRPAPKPAGSGYVGVIEDEDQDTPATVEDGAEEELPEEADDEVATPETHPPVYF, from the exons ATGGGCCCGCAAGCCCTCGTCCTCGTACTGCTTGTTGGCTTTTGCGGCCGAGAGATGGCAACAGCTACGCCTGTCTACGTCGACCAGCCCGACGGGGCGCCCCCGAGCCATCCTGATCCCCTGCCGCCTGCTGGGGATCACCAGAACGCGAATTCCGTTGGAGCGGTCTCACAAGAAAGTACTCCCGGACCTCACGTTTCCACACAAACTGCGAGACCTTCGACTGCGCTCCACGTCCAGTCGCACGCGGTGAACGGAGCGCACCACCAT GCTTCGGTGACGACCGCCAGCCCCCAGACGCCAGCGCCGTCGGCTGCCGGCGTTCCGCAAGCCGCCCAGGCCTCACCCAAATCCCAATCAGCCGGCGAGAGGGCGGCCCCCGAGGAACGCAGGCGCCGCCCAGGCTACAACAGGCCCTACTATCCCCAGCGGCCGCAACGGCCGCACAGTCCGTACCGGCCGTACAACAGGCCTGGCTACCAGAGACCTGGCGGCTATCCCTCTCGCTACCCGTACCGGCCGTACCTTCGCGAACAATTAGTCGACCCGGAGTTCGAGCCGTACGACGACCCCGCCTACCGGAAATCCTCGAGCCTGGGCTACGTGCTGGATGCGTTCGTGCGCGTGCTCACCCGCATAGTCAGCGTAGGCAAGCCTGCCAAGCACTCGAAGAAAG GAAGCCCGACGACCAATGGCACCACAAGCACGGGTCCCGGCACCGACGTCACTTCCACCGGACCTCCGCCAGTTGACAATGGCGATGACAGCAGCCTGACCGCGACGCCCCCGCAGTCGTCGCCAGGTGAGAGCTTCTTCTACAGTGTCGGAGACGTGACGGGACCATTCAAGTTCATGGTAGCTCTCGCCGAGGTGCCCTCCGGAGTGCACGCGCCGGTCGACCCACACGTCAACAAACGGCCGTG GGGAGCCCAGCGGCCAGCGCCAAAGCCGGCAGGTAGCGGTTACGTGGGCGTCATCGAAGACGAAGACCAGGATACCCCGGCAACGGTGGAGGACGGCGCAGAGGAGGAGTTGCCGgaagaagcagacgacgaagTGGCCACGCCAGAAACGCACCCACCCGTCTACTTTTAA